The Streptomyces lienomycini sequence GCTGCGCTCGGTGCGGCGGCGGGCCTCGGTGTCGCGCAGGGTGACGACGACGCGGTGGACGGGGCCGAGGGGTTCGGTGCGGACGTAGCGGGCGGTGACCAGGACCTCCCGGCCGCCGGGGAGCAGGAGGTTGCGTTCGGGCTGGCGGACGCGGATGGCGAGGCCGCCGTAGGGGTCGGTGAGCTGCCACCAGCGGCGGCTCTCCAGGTCCTCCAGGGGCAGTGCGCTCTCCAGGGGCTGTCCGAGGGCTTCGGCGGCGGGAGTGGCGGTGATACGGACGGCGGCGGCGTTGAAGCAGACGACCCGGCCGTGCTCGTCGGCGACGACGAGGCCGTCGGGCAGCTGGTCCGGATGGATGCCGAGGTCGGCGGGATCGGCGGGATCTTCGGGCGTGCGGGGCGCGGGCGGACGCGGCGCTCCCCGTGCACCCGGTGCGCTGCTGGTGCCGACGCTCATCCCCGTACCCCACCTCTCAACCGCGCAGGGGCCCTGAGCTGGTCACCCTACTAGCTCGTGGTGACGGAGCGGCACCCTCCGGCGGCACGCTGTGCACGCGCCGACGCGTAGAGACATACGGCGGCGGCGGTCGCGAGGTTCAGACTCTCGGCCTTTCCGTGGATCGGGACCCGCAGGACGGCGTCGGTGAGGGCGCGGGTCTCCTCCGGGAGCCCCCAGGCCTCGTTGCCGAACACCCAGGCGGTGGGCCCGCCCATGGTGCCCGCGTCCAGTTCGGCGTCGAGGTCGTCGTCGCCCGCGCCGTCTGCCGCCAGCACCCGCACCCCGGCGTCCCGCAGCCCGGCGACGGCCCGCTCGACGGGGACGCCGACGGCGACCGGCAGGTGGAACAGCGAGCCGACGGAGGCGCGTACGGCCTTGGGGTTGTACAGGTCGACGGAGGCGTCGGTGAGCACGACCGCCTCGGCCCCCGCGGCGTCGGCGCAGCGCAGCACGGTCCCGGCGTTGCCGGGGTCGCGGACGTGGGCGAGGACGGCGACGAGCTTGGGGCGGGCGGCGAGGATCTCGTCGAACGGCGTGTCCAGGAACCGGCAGACCCCGACCAGGCCCTGCGGGGTGACGGTGGTGGAGATGTCCTCGATCACCGAGTCGGCGGCGAGGTGCACCCGGGCGCCGGCCTCCCGGGCGGCGCCGACGATGTCGGCGTACCGCTCCGCGGCCTCGACGGTGGCGAACAGCTCGACCAACGTCTGCCCGAACCCCGCGGCCTCCCGCACGGCCTGCGGCCCCTCGGCGAGGAACAGCCGCTCCTTCCCCCGGAAGTTCCGCTTCTCGAGCCGCCGCGCGGCGGCGACACGGGGGGACCGGGGGGAGATCAGCTCGGGGCTGACAGGACGCACTCTTGCTCACCTTCACATCTGAATCGTCGTGGACTGCAACGCGCCCCAAAGGGGCGCGGGGAACTGCGCGACCAGCCACAACGCACCCGCGGCAGACAACGAACCGAACACAACGGCAACCGAAGGGACCCGCAGGCTCCAGCCTGCGGGTCCCTTCGACTACGGCTCAAGCCGGCGCAGCGTCACGCGGCCTTCGGCGCGTTCACGTCGCTCGGCAGCGCCTTCTGCGCGACCTCGACGAGCGCGGCGAACGCGTTCGGGTCGTTGACGGCCAGCTCGGCGAGGATCTTGCGGTCGACCTCGACGTTGGCGGCCTTCAGGCCCTGGATGAAGCGGTTGTACGTGATGCCGTTGGCGCGGGCAGCGGCGTTGATGCGCTGGATCCACAGCTGGCGGAAGTCACCCTTGCGCTTCTTGCGGTCGTTGTAGTTGTAGACCAGCGAGTGGGTGACCTGCTCCTTGGCCTTGCGGTACAGGCGCGAACGCTGACCGCGGTAGCCGGAGGCCTGCTCGAGGATCGCCCGGCGCTTCTTGTGGGCGTTGACTGCCCGCTTGACGCGTGCCACTTGTTAACTCCTTGTAGCGGGGCCGCGGTGGTCCTCACGCGGCCCGGTGTTGATGGGGTCCCGGTCCTGCCGTACGGCGCTCAGTGGCGCCCGTACGTCACTTGCCGAGAAGCTTCTTGATCTTCGCGGCGTCGCCCGGGGCCATCTCGGCGTTGCCGGTGAGGCGACGCGTCACGCGGGACGACTTGTGCTCGAGCAGGTGGCGCTTGCCGGCGCGCTCACGGAGCACCTTGCCGGAGCCGGTGATCTTGAAGCGCTTGCTGGCACCGCTGTGCGACTTGTTCTTCGGCATAGCGCCGTTCTCTCCTCGTCGGTGGCGCTCCGGTGCCCGGTCGTGAAACCGGGCACGGGGTGGAGCGTCGCTCTTGTATCGGTCTGGGTCCTGGGGACTGACGCCCCCGGGGGTCACGCCTCGGCGGGTGCCTCGGCAGGTGCCTCGGCCGGAGCCTCGGCGGCCTCGCCTTCGGTCTCCGCGGCGTTCTGCGACTTGCCGGGGTTGGCCTTCGCGTCCGCCTTGCGCGCTTCCTGCGCCTGGCGGGCCTCGGCCATCGCCTCGGTCTTCTTCTTGTGCGGACCGAGAACCATGATCATGTTTCGGCCGTCCTGCTTCGGGTTCGACTCGATGAAGCCGAGGTCCTGGACGTCCTCCGCGAGACGCTGCAGCAGTCGGTAGCCCAGCTCGGGGCGGGACTGCTCGCGGCCACGGAACATGATCGTGATCTTGACCTTGTCGCCCTGCTTGAGGAACCGGACGACGTGACCCTTCT is a genomic window containing:
- a CDS encoding TrmH family RNA methyltransferase; translation: MRPVSPELISPRSPRVAAARRLEKRNFRGKERLFLAEGPQAVREAAGFGQTLVELFATVEAAERYADIVGAAREAGARVHLAADSVIEDISTTVTPQGLVGVCRFLDTPFDEILAARPKLVAVLAHVRDPGNAGTVLRCADAAGAEAVVLTDASVDLYNPKAVRASVGSLFHLPVAVGVPVERAVAGLRDAGVRVLAADGAGDDDLDAELDAGTMGGPTAWVFGNEAWGLPEETRALTDAVLRVPIHGKAESLNLATAAAVCLYASARAQRAAGGCRSVTTS
- the rplT gene encoding 50S ribosomal protein L20; the encoded protein is MARVKRAVNAHKKRRAILEQASGYRGQRSRLYRKAKEQVTHSLVYNYNDRKKRKGDFRQLWIQRINAAARANGITYNRFIQGLKAANVEVDRKILAELAVNDPNAFAALVEVAQKALPSDVNAPKAA
- the rpmI gene encoding 50S ribosomal protein L35, which codes for MPKNKSHSGASKRFKITGSGKVLRERAGKRHLLEHKSSRVTRRLTGNAEMAPGDAAKIKKLLGK
- the infC gene encoding translation initiation factor IF-3 yields the protein MSAEPRINDRIRVPEVRLVGPSGEQVGIVPLAKALELAQEYDLDLVEVAANARPPVCKLMDYGKFKYESAMKAREARKNQAHTVIKEMKLRPKIDPHDYDTKKGHVVRFLKQGDKVKITIMFRGREQSRPELGYRLLQRLAEDVQDLGFIESNPKQDGRNMIMVLGPHKKKTEAMAEARQAQEARKADAKANPGKSQNAAETEGEAAEAPAEAPAEAPAEA